A genomic window from Salvia miltiorrhiza cultivar Shanhuang (shh) chromosome 5, IMPLAD_Smil_shh, whole genome shotgun sequence includes:
- the LOC130987131 gene encoding probable carotenoid cleavage dioxygenase 4, chloroplastic isoform X1, translated as MTTLGLHSSFIPRNSPSSFRKINEINSLNKPINIITAKSSSTNIFEHLTKKLPNQTPKSPLMPRIFHAVDEFICDVLDLPLPRFLDPKYTLSGNFTPVGEIPPTACDVVEGSLPSCLHGGAYIRNGPNPHFTPKGPYHFFEGDGMLHMIKFSPKPTFCSRYVNTHKYAVEREMGYPFVPSIFSCFNGGLLASFSRFLLTAARILSGHFDPINHGFGTANANLALVSGHLLALCESDLPYAISITADGDITTLGRHHFGASGPFPRMTAHPKVDRLTGEAFAYAYDVVPPFLKLFRIDSNGRKQKDMGIFSIKRLTAIHDFAVTEKYAVIPDMQMVVKPSLILRGRSPVEIDREKLARVGVIPRYAEDEEEIVWIDAPGFNLLHCVNAWEEDGGDTVCMVAANALAVDQVLENIGCAQLKMEKIVINVKAKTVQRHSLSPENLEFGVINPAYAAKKNRYVYASILTETRAVGVVKLDLSLLNKEVGGDCTVASCWYGPDCHGGEPFFVAREPNNPAAEEDDGYLVTYLHDDNSQESKFLVMDAKSPTLDIIAAIKLPQRIPNGFHGLFLSQTDLAKI; from the exons ATGACAACTTTAGGATTGCATTCCTCTTTCATTCCAAGAAATAGTCCTTCATCATTTAGGAAGATCAATGAGATCAACTCATTAAATAAGCCTATTAATATCATCACCGCAAAATCTTCTTCTACCAATATTTTTGAGCACCTCACAAAGAAGCTACCAAATCAAACTCCCAAATCGCCATTAATGCCACGCATCTTCCACGCAGTAGATGAATTCATATGCGACGTTCTTGACCTCCCCCTTCCCCGCTTTCTTGACCCTAAATACACACTTTCCGGCAACTTCACTCCGGTGGGGGAGATCCCCCCCACCGCCTGTGACGTGGTGGAGGGCTCCCTCCCGAGCTGCCTCCACGGCGGAGCATACATCCGCAACGGCCCAAACCCTCACTTCACCCCAAAGGGCCCTTATCATTTCTTCGAAGGCGATGGGATGCTTCATATGATCAAATTCTCTCCCAAACCCACCTTCTGCTCCCGCTACGTCAACACTCACAAATACGCAGTGGAGCGTGAAATGGGCTACCCTTTTGTTCCAAGCATTTTCTCCTGCTTCAATGGCGGCCTCTTGGCTTCCTTCTCTCGTTTTCTGCTAACTGCAGCTCGCATTCTCTCCGGCCACTTCGATCCGATCAATCACGGTTTCGGCACCGCCAACGCCAATTTAGCCCTAGTTTCCGGCCACCTCTTAGCCCTTTGCGAGTCCGATCTTCCCTACGCCATAAGTATAACGGCGGATGGAGATATAACAACACTCGGCCGCCATCATTTTGGAGCATCCGGGCCATTCCCGAGGATGACGGCGCACCCGAAAGTTGACCGGCTCACCGGCGAAGCCTTTGCCTACGCGTACGACGTCGTGCCTCCATTCTTGAAGCTTTTCCGGATCGATTCCAATGGAAGAAAGCAGAAGGATATGGGTATATTCTCGATAAAGAGGCTGACGGCAATTCATGACTTTGCGGTGACGGAGAAGTATGCCGTGATCCCGGACATGCAGATGGTGGTGAAGCCGTCGTTGATATTGAGGGGGAGGTCGCCGGTGGAGATCGATCGGGAGAAGTTGGCGCGGGTGGGGGTTATTCCGAGGTACGCGGAGGATGAAGAGGAGATTGTGTGGATCGATGCGCCGGGATTCAACCTTCTGCATTGTGTGAATGCGTGGGAAGAAGACGGCGGCGACACCGTGTGCATGGTGGCGGCGAATGCGTTGGCGGTGGATCAGGTGTTGGAAAACATTGGCTGCGCGCAGCTGAAGATGGAAAAGATTGTGATAAATGTGAAGGCGAAGACGGTGCAGAGGCATTCGTTGTCGCCGGAGAATCTTGAATTTGGAGTCATCAATCCTGCTTATGCTGCCAAGAAAAACAG gtATGTTTACGCATCAATATTAACAGAGACACGAGCGGTGGGAGTGGTGAAGTTAGACTTATCCCTACTTAACAAGGAGGTTGGCGGTGATTGCACGGTGGCTAGCTGCTGGTATGGGCCGGACTGCCACGGCGGCGAACCCTTTTTCGTGGCGAGGGAACCCAATAAtccggcggcggaggaggacgACGGCTATTTGGTGACATATTTACACGACGATAATTCTCAAGAATCAAAGTTCCTAGTGATGGATGCCAAATCTCCTACACTTGACATAATCGCCGCCATCAAGCTGCCGCAGCGCATCCCCAATGGTTTCCACGGCCTCTTTCTGTCTCAAACTGATTTGGCTAAAATTTGA
- the LOC130987131 gene encoding probable carotenoid cleavage dioxygenase 4, chloroplastic isoform X2, with product MTTLGLHSSFIPRNSPSSFRKINEINSLNKPINIITAKSSSTNIFEHLTKKLPNQTPKSPLMPRIFHAVDEFICDVLDLPLPRFLDPKYTLSGNFTPVGEIPPTACDVVEGSLPSCLHGGAYIRNGPNPHFTPKGPYHFFEGDGMLHMIKFSPKPTFCSRYVNTHKYAVEREMGYPFVPSIFSCFNGGLLASFSRFLLTAARILSGHFDPINHGFGTANANLALVSGHLLALCESDLPYAISITADGDITTLGRHHFGASGPFPRMTAHPKVDRLTGEAFAYAYDVVPPFLKLFRIDSNGRKQKDMGIFSIKRLTAIHDFAVTEKYAVIPDMQMVVKPSLILRGRSPVEIDREKLARVGVIPRYAEDEEEIVWIDAPGFNLLHCVNAWEEDGGDTVCMVAANALAVDQVLENIGCAQLKMEKIVINVKAKTVQRHSLSPENLEFGVINPAYAAKKNRDTSGGSGEVRLIPT from the exons ATGACAACTTTAGGATTGCATTCCTCTTTCATTCCAAGAAATAGTCCTTCATCATTTAGGAAGATCAATGAGATCAACTCATTAAATAAGCCTATTAATATCATCACCGCAAAATCTTCTTCTACCAATATTTTTGAGCACCTCACAAAGAAGCTACCAAATCAAACTCCCAAATCGCCATTAATGCCACGCATCTTCCACGCAGTAGATGAATTCATATGCGACGTTCTTGACCTCCCCCTTCCCCGCTTTCTTGACCCTAAATACACACTTTCCGGCAACTTCACTCCGGTGGGGGAGATCCCCCCCACCGCCTGTGACGTGGTGGAGGGCTCCCTCCCGAGCTGCCTCCACGGCGGAGCATACATCCGCAACGGCCCAAACCCTCACTTCACCCCAAAGGGCCCTTATCATTTCTTCGAAGGCGATGGGATGCTTCATATGATCAAATTCTCTCCCAAACCCACCTTCTGCTCCCGCTACGTCAACACTCACAAATACGCAGTGGAGCGTGAAATGGGCTACCCTTTTGTTCCAAGCATTTTCTCCTGCTTCAATGGCGGCCTCTTGGCTTCCTTCTCTCGTTTTCTGCTAACTGCAGCTCGCATTCTCTCCGGCCACTTCGATCCGATCAATCACGGTTTCGGCACCGCCAACGCCAATTTAGCCCTAGTTTCCGGCCACCTCTTAGCCCTTTGCGAGTCCGATCTTCCCTACGCCATAAGTATAACGGCGGATGGAGATATAACAACACTCGGCCGCCATCATTTTGGAGCATCCGGGCCATTCCCGAGGATGACGGCGCACCCGAAAGTTGACCGGCTCACCGGCGAAGCCTTTGCCTACGCGTACGACGTCGTGCCTCCATTCTTGAAGCTTTTCCGGATCGATTCCAATGGAAGAAAGCAGAAGGATATGGGTATATTCTCGATAAAGAGGCTGACGGCAATTCATGACTTTGCGGTGACGGAGAAGTATGCCGTGATCCCGGACATGCAGATGGTGGTGAAGCCGTCGTTGATATTGAGGGGGAGGTCGCCGGTGGAGATCGATCGGGAGAAGTTGGCGCGGGTGGGGGTTATTCCGAGGTACGCGGAGGATGAAGAGGAGATTGTGTGGATCGATGCGCCGGGATTCAACCTTCTGCATTGTGTGAATGCGTGGGAAGAAGACGGCGGCGACACCGTGTGCATGGTGGCGGCGAATGCGTTGGCGGTGGATCAGGTGTTGGAAAACATTGGCTGCGCGCAGCTGAAGATGGAAAAGATTGTGATAAATGTGAAGGCGAAGACGGTGCAGAGGCATTCGTTGTCGCCGGAGAATCTTGAATTTGGAGTCATCAATCCTGCTTATGCTGCCAAGAAAAACAG AGACACGAGCGGTGGGAGTGGTGAAGTTAGACTTATCCCTACTTAA